The proteins below are encoded in one region of Ornithinimicrobium avium:
- a CDS encoding TetR/AcrR family transcriptional regulator: MTTVEHGAVRRPRREDVRAGVLAAATELFLAQGYQATTLDQVAERAGFTKGAVYSNFGGKPELLAQVCLARFDEVGAELVRRLTEVLACGPQGLADRLAAALMPTVLKGESQVLLAELRGLARHDRRLARTYDEVVRHREAALARELDRGPLAGTDETWRRTTASLLLAQVGVLALELRSRPGLLGEEEARRCLAVLFQGLLP, translated from the coding sequence ATGACGACGGTGGAGCACGGGGCGGTCCGGCGCCCCCGACGTGAGGACGTGCGGGCGGGGGTGCTCGCGGCGGCGACCGAGCTCTTCCTCGCACAGGGCTACCAGGCCACGACGCTGGACCAGGTCGCCGAGCGGGCCGGCTTCACCAAGGGGGCGGTCTACTCCAACTTCGGCGGCAAGCCGGAGCTGCTCGCCCAGGTGTGCCTCGCGCGCTTCGACGAGGTGGGCGCAGAGCTGGTGCGCCGCCTCACCGAGGTCCTCGCCTGCGGGCCGCAGGGGCTGGCTGACCGCCTGGCCGCGGCCCTCATGCCCACCGTCCTCAAGGGCGAGAGCCAGGTCCTGCTCGCGGAGCTGCGGGGCCTGGCCCGGCACGACCGACGGCTGGCCCGCACCTACGACGAGGTCGTCCGGCACCGCGAGGCGGCCCTGGCACGCGAGCTGGACCGTGGCCCGCTGGCCGGGACCGACGAGACCTGGCGTCGAACCACGGCGAGCCTGCTGCTGGCCCAGGTGGGCGTCCTGGCCCTGGAGCTGCGCTCGCGTCCGGGGCTGCTCGGCGAGGAAGAGGCGCGTCGCTGCCTCGCCGTGCTCTTCCAGGGGCTCCTGCCGTGA